The following are encoded together in the Pedobacter sp. D749 genome:
- a CDS encoding aminopeptidase P family protein yields MTFLEKLEALRQLMLAQQVDAYIITAADPHISEYLPAHYKAIPFACGFTGSAGTLVITQDFAGLWTDSRYFTQAESELSGTGYELVKLKVPHTPEYINWLLEILPNGAKLGFNHQLITVALALEMQNSLAQREIEIIDIDFVSTIWQDRVGLPVEKAFLIDEEAAGLSITAKINEVRAALKTNGADYHFISSLDDIAWLFNLRGKDVDYNPVTLSFALITPEAVNLFIDKQKLSQNDINILNEHSVTLQPYGEVAKALTNLPKDAKIFIDPKRTSFGLFECLPESSKIILGINPGTHLKSLKNNTEIDHIRKAMLQDGVALTRFFKWMEDHLGKEKITEWSAAEKLAKFRAEQTSFVGLSFNTIAGYNANGALPHYSVTAESNQEILGNGLFLVDSGGQYWYGTTDITRVMPIGNCSVSQANDYTLVLKGLIEGSKLIFPEGTKGYQIDSICRKPLWEHAINFGHGTGHGIGFFLNVHEGPQNISPANVDVAFKPGMVTSIEPGIYRPGKHGVRIENLVLCIPYAASEFGDFLTFETLTLCFIDTTIINKTLLATDQITWLNQYNQMVFEKLKPMLSDEEAKWLKVKCQPN; encoded by the coding sequence ATGACCTTTTTAGAAAAATTGGAGGCCTTACGCCAATTAATGCTTGCCCAACAGGTAGATGCTTATATTATTACCGCTGCAGATCCACACATCAGTGAGTATTTACCAGCGCATTATAAGGCCATACCTTTTGCTTGTGGATTTACAGGGTCGGCTGGTACGCTGGTCATTACTCAGGATTTTGCAGGTCTGTGGACTGATTCGCGATATTTTACACAGGCTGAATCAGAATTGAGTGGTACCGGTTACGAATTGGTAAAGTTAAAAGTGCCACATACACCAGAATATATAAATTGGCTGCTCGAAATTTTGCCAAATGGTGCAAAATTAGGGTTTAACCACCAACTCATTACTGTGGCATTAGCACTTGAGATGCAGAATAGTTTAGCCCAGCGTGAAATAGAAATCATAGATATTGATTTTGTCAGTACGATTTGGCAGGATAGGGTAGGTCTACCCGTAGAAAAGGCTTTTTTAATTGATGAAGAAGCTGCGGGCCTTAGTATTACGGCTAAAATAAACGAAGTAAGAGCGGCGTTAAAAACAAATGGTGCGGATTATCATTTTATTTCTTCGCTTGATGACATCGCCTGGCTGTTTAATTTAAGGGGAAAAGATGTAGATTATAATCCTGTAACTTTAAGTTTTGCATTAATAACACCTGAAGCGGTAAACCTCTTTATCGACAAACAAAAGTTGTCGCAAAATGATATTAATATTTTAAATGAGCATAGTGTAACTTTGCAACCCTATGGTGAAGTGGCAAAAGCATTAACAAATCTGCCTAAAGACGCTAAAATTTTTATCGATCCAAAACGTACCAGTTTCGGCTTGTTTGAATGTTTGCCAGAAAGTTCCAAGATAATTCTGGGAATTAATCCAGGTACGCATTTAAAGAGTTTAAAGAATAATACTGAAATTGATCACATCCGCAAGGCGATGTTGCAAGATGGGGTTGCTTTAACCAGGTTCTTTAAATGGATGGAAGATCATTTGGGCAAAGAAAAAATTACAGAATGGTCTGCAGCAGAGAAATTGGCCAAATTTAGAGCAGAACAAACATCTTTCGTGGGTTTGAGTTTTAATACCATTGCTGGTTATAATGCAAATGGTGCATTGCCACATTATAGCGTAACAGCAGAAAGCAACCAGGAAATTTTAGGTAATGGTTTGTTTCTTGTCGATTCGGGAGGTCAGTATTGGTATGGTACAACCGATATTACCAGGGTAATGCCTATTGGTAATTGCTCCGTAAGCCAGGCTAATGATTATACGTTAGTATTAAAGGGCCTGATTGAAGGTTCTAAATTAATTTTTCCAGAAGGTACCAAAGGTTATCAAATCGATTCCATCTGTAGAAAACCGCTGTGGGAACATGCCATAAATTTTGGTCATGGAACAGGGCATGGTATAGGTTTTTTTCTGAATGTACATGAAGGACCTCAGAATATTAGTCCGGCAAATGTAGATGTTGCCTTTAAGCCAGGAATGGTAACCTCCATTGAACCTGGAATTTATCGCCCCGGGAAACATGGCGTGCGGATTGAAAATCTGGTTTTATGTATCCCTTACGCAGCTAGTGAATTCGGCGATTTTCTCACTTTTGAAACCTTAACTTTATGTTTTATCGATACCACGATCATTAATAAAACACTTTTAGCAACAGATCAGATCACCTGGTTAAATCAATACAATCAAATGGTATTTGAGAAGCTTAAACCTATGTTATCTGATGAAGAAGCCAAATGGTTGAAAGTGAAATGTCAGCCTAATTAA
- a CDS encoding DUF5695 domain-containing protein codes for MIIEPKKKRVLSIITFKAILCCILTFINIGVIQAQSPWIALGEKPSTLGLENGFSTYNAGAFNLKLVKSSQTVAGLQPKMVKDFDFVPSDSLKVRSSDGLYHLGDINLKLRNVGEEAWKSYSTAAKRSPVKNIVSGKNVLAAADLAATLPADIPLQVKRIWEMLNGKLVLRFELKNKTDKNVEIGALGIPMIFDNILEGRTLEQTHAKNVFYDPYIGKDAGYLQVTRLSGHAPSLLVAPLGHTPFEAYNPLNDDRTPRGIAFEGFYEWMVYSKAYAENEWKNAEQWNTPTSTFLKPGESRSYALQFILSGTAKDIESKLIENKRPVAISVPGYVLPKDVEGKLFLKYPKKIKNIQVQPENALTIVAAGSTKNGWKSYSVKGNIWGRARLSITYEDGLEQSINYKVIEAESDVIASYGNFLTTKQWFTQADPVFNRNPSVITYDNEKQQQVIQDNRAWIAGLSDEGGAGSWLGAMMKQLVQPKKEEVDKLKQFVDSVMFGRIQLKSGPQKYGVKKSLFYYAPDSLPKDTYDAKINFKIWSAWPKKEADNLGRSYNYPHVAAAHWVMYRLARNYSGLVEEQSWKQHLIDAAETGMAMVNIAPYYAQFGQMEGTVFYLILNDLKNEGLTDEAARLENEMKKRANHWRSLQYPFGSEMPWDSTGQEEVYVWSNYFGYQDKANVTLDAILAYMPVVPHWAYNGNARRYWDFLYGGKLSRIERMIHHYGSALNAIPVLMDYRKNPGDFYLLRAGYGGLLGSISNITQEGFAPAAFHAYPSTLKNDGITGDYGSGFFGYAVNTSSYILQHPEFGWLAFGGNLNKKGNIINVKLTTAAKSSVYIAPAGLWISLDAGTIDEVNYNTVNGEIRLKLAKANEYLANVLLRLSQPTKVNGVGVYSIKGNGIKKRGGYEFLLAKDHTTEIIIQR; via the coding sequence ATGATTATCGAACCAAAAAAGAAAAGAGTCTTATCCATAATAACTTTTAAAGCAATACTTTGCTGTATTTTAACTTTTATAAATATTGGTGTTATTCAGGCCCAATCGCCGTGGATTGCTTTAGGTGAAAAGCCATCCACTTTGGGTTTGGAAAATGGTTTTTCGACCTACAACGCCGGGGCATTTAATCTAAAGCTCGTTAAGTCATCGCAAACTGTGGCAGGTCTTCAACCTAAAATGGTTAAAGATTTCGATTTTGTACCCAGCGATAGTTTAAAAGTGAGGAGTTCTGATGGTTTGTACCATTTGGGCGATATCAATTTAAAATTGCGCAATGTTGGTGAAGAAGCCTGGAAAAGCTATAGCACTGCGGCAAAACGAAGCCCTGTGAAAAATATAGTATCAGGAAAAAATGTACTTGCCGCTGCCGATCTTGCTGCAACACTTCCGGCTGATATTCCATTGCAGGTTAAAAGGATCTGGGAAATGTTGAACGGAAAGCTGGTGCTGCGCTTCGAACTAAAAAACAAGACCGATAAAAACGTCGAAATTGGTGCGCTTGGGATCCCGATGATTTTCGATAATATTTTAGAAGGCCGTACATTGGAGCAAACTCATGCTAAAAATGTTTTTTACGATCCCTACATCGGAAAAGATGCTGGTTATTTGCAGGTTACCCGCTTAAGTGGGCATGCGCCTTCTTTGCTGGTTGCGCCATTGGGACATACGCCATTTGAAGCTTACAACCCACTTAACGACGACCGCACACCAAGGGGAATTGCTTTTGAAGGCTTTTACGAATGGATGGTGTACAGTAAAGCTTATGCTGAAAACGAATGGAAAAATGCCGAACAATGGAATACACCTACTTCAACCTTTTTAAAACCTGGTGAAAGCCGGAGTTATGCCCTTCAGTTTATTCTGTCAGGAACTGCAAAAGACATAGAAAGCAAACTGATTGAAAATAAAAGACCTGTTGCCATATCCGTTCCAGGTTATGTACTGCCTAAAGACGTGGAAGGGAAATTGTTTCTCAAATACCCTAAAAAGATTAAAAATATTCAGGTTCAACCTGAAAATGCCTTAACAATAGTTGCAGCAGGCTCAACCAAAAATGGTTGGAAAAGTTACTCCGTGAAAGGAAATATCTGGGGAAGAGCCAGATTATCCATTACTTACGAAGATGGCTTGGAGCAAAGTATTAATTATAAAGTAATTGAAGCAGAAAGTGATGTGATTGCGAGTTACGGCAATTTTTTAACAACCAAACAATGGTTCACCCAGGCCGATCCCGTTTTTAATAGAAATCCTTCTGTTATTACCTACGACAATGAAAAACAGCAACAAGTAATTCAGGATAACCGCGCCTGGATAGCGGGTTTGAGCGACGAAGGCGGTGCAGGTTCGTGGTTGGGTGCAATGATGAAGCAGTTGGTGCAACCCAAAAAAGAAGAGGTTGATAAACTGAAGCAATTTGTTGATAGTGTAATGTTTGGGAGGATACAGCTTAAAAGCGGACCTCAGAAATATGGTGTAAAAAAGAGTTTGTTTTATTATGCGCCGGATTCGCTCCCTAAAGATACTTATGATGCAAAGATCAATTTTAAAATATGGTCTGCATGGCCAAAAAAAGAAGCTGATAACCTGGGCCGGTCTTATAACTATCCACATGTAGCAGCAGCCCATTGGGTAATGTACCGGTTGGCACGTAATTATAGCGGCCTTGTAGAGGAGCAAAGCTGGAAACAACACCTTATCGATGCTGCTGAAACAGGTATGGCTATGGTTAATATTGCTCCTTATTATGCACAGTTCGGCCAGATGGAAGGTACAGTCTTTTATCTCATCTTAAACGACCTTAAAAACGAAGGACTAACAGATGAAGCAGCCAGGTTAGAAAATGAAATGAAGAAGCGAGCCAACCACTGGCGATCTTTACAGTATCCATTTGGTAGTGAGATGCCTTGGGACTCTACAGGTCAGGAAGAAGTTTATGTGTGGTCGAACTATTTTGGTTATCAGGATAAAGCGAATGTAACGCTCGATGCGATACTTGCTTATATGCCTGTGGTACCGCATTGGGCTTACAATGGTAATGCCCGAAGATATTGGGATTTCCTTTATGGAGGTAAACTCTCACGCATCGAGCGGATGATCCATCATTACGGTTCGGCGCTTAATGCCATTCCTGTGTTAATGGATTACCGCAAAAATCCCGGCGATTTCTATCTTTTACGTGCCGGTTACGGTGGGTTATTGGGTTCGATCTCCAATATCACCCAGGAAGGTTTTGCGCCTGCTGCATTTCATGCTTATCCATCAACCTTAAAAAATGACGGTATTACCGGCGATTATGGATCTGGCTTTTTTGGCTACGCGGTTAATACATCATCTTACATTTTACAGCATCCTGAATTTGGCTGGTTAGCTTTTGGAGGCAATTTGAATAAAAAAGGGAACATTATCAATGTTAAATTAACCACGGCAGCAAAATCGTCGGTTTACATTGCGCCTGCCGGGCTTTGGATCAGTCTTGATGCGGGGACCATTGATGAAGTAAATTATAATACTGTAAATGGTGAAATTCGCTTAAAGCTCGCTAAGGCAAACGAATACTTAGCTAATGTTTTGTTGAGGCTGTCGCAACCGACAAAAGTTAATGGAGTTGGTGTTTATTCAATAAAAGGCAATGGTATCAAGAAAAGAGGAGGGTATGAATTTCTACTTGCAAAAGATCACACAACTGAAATCATAATTCAAAGATAA